The Alnus glutinosa chromosome 7, dhAlnGlut1.1, whole genome shotgun sequence genome includes a region encoding these proteins:
- the LOC133874393 gene encoding uncharacterized protein LOC133874393: MACVCSSSSSIAMAERISCYTALFLAVMLVLSCCESSRESEFAVRMLQKDMVNNKPCDEIYVVREGETLQTISEKCGDPFIVEENPHIHDPDDVFPGLVIRITPFNNS, from the coding sequence ATGGCGTGTGTTTGttcatcatcttcatcaattgCAATGGCGGAGAGGATTTCTTGCTACACTGCTTTGTTCTTGGCAGTAATGCTGGTTTTGAGCTGCTGTGAATCAAGTCGTGAAAGCGAATTCGCGGTTCGGATGCTGCAGAAAGACATGGTCAACAACAAGCCGTGCGATgaaatttacgtggttcgggaAGGAGAGACGCTGCAAACTATCAGTGAAAAATGTGGGGATCCATTTATTGTTGAGGAGAATCCACATATCCATGACCCAGACGATGTTTTCCCCGGCCTCGTTATCAGGATCACCCCTTTCAACAATAGCTAG